In one window of Desulfonatronospira thiodismutans ASO3-1 DNA:
- a CDS encoding type IV pilus twitching motility protein PilT produces the protein MLKSQLNHIIGQILSKHPDLSDIILTAGKPIQVEVHGQLADARISPDMGNLVPFQVEAMAMAMMGSDLRLYRDQARTGSCDLSYELPGQSRFRVNVFGQKGSLAVVMRKLAMHVPSLEDLALPQIFQDMAREKYGLILVTGGTGTGKSTSLAALINEINSRESKHIVTLEDPVEFTHPHKKGVINQREMGRDFDSFASGLRAALRQAPKVILVGEIRDRQTVGIALEAAETGHLVLGTLHTSDAGQTVNRIIAMFELSEEQLIRSRLADSLKYVVSQRLLPRTDGGRVAAFEILSSNLRIRDVIMNGETEEKTFYNVISAGETYGMATFDQYLMRLYKEGIIAEETAMLSASDKSRLKQMIDREKSLKGEKVTDIDGLELDLDYENRNR, from the coding sequence ATGCTCAAATCGCAGCTGAATCACATCATTGGACAGATACTCTCAAAGCACCCGGACCTGTCGGATATCATCCTCACCGCGGGCAAGCCCATCCAGGTAGAGGTCCACGGGCAGCTGGCCGATGCCCGCATCAGCCCGGATATGGGCAACCTGGTTCCCTTCCAGGTGGAAGCCATGGCTATGGCCATGATGGGAAGCGATCTAAGACTTTACCGGGACCAGGCCCGCACAGGCTCCTGTGATCTGTCCTACGAACTGCCCGGGCAGTCCAGGTTCAGGGTCAACGTGTTCGGGCAGAAGGGTTCTCTGGCCGTGGTCATGCGCAAGCTTGCCATGCATGTCCCCAGCCTGGAGGATCTGGCCCTGCCGCAGATATTTCAGGATATGGCCAGGGAAAAATACGGACTGATCCTGGTCACCGGAGGCACCGGAACCGGTAAATCCACCTCCCTTGCGGCCCTCATCAACGAAATAAACTCCAGGGAAAGCAAGCACATCGTCACCCTGGAAGACCCGGTGGAATTTACCCATCCCCACAAAAAAGGGGTAATCAATCAAAGGGAAATGGGCAGGGACTTCGACAGCTTCGCCTCGGGCCTGCGGGCTGCTCTGCGCCAGGCTCCCAAAGTAATCCTGGTGGGGGAAATAAGAGACCGGCAAACAGTGGGCATTGCCCTGGAAGCAGCCGAAACAGGCCACTTAGTCCTGGGCACCCTGCATACCAGCGATGCCGGCCAGACCGTCAACCGCATCATAGCCATGTTTGAATTAAGCGAAGAACAGCTCATCCGCTCCAGGCTGGCGGACAGCCTCAAATACGTGGTCTCCCAGAGGCTTCTGCCCAGGACTGACGGCGGACGCGTGGCCGCCTTCGAGATCCTGAGCTCCAACCTGCGCATACGCGACGTAATCATGAACGGGGAAACCGAGGAAAAGACCTTTTACAATGTTATTTCCGCAGGAGAGACTTACGGCATGGCCACGTTTGACCAGTACCTCATGCGGCTTTACAAGGAAGGTATAATAGCCGAAGAGACGGCCATGTTAAGCGCCTCGGACAAGTCCCGTCTGAAGCAGATGATAGACAGGGAGAAATCCCTCAAGGGCGAGAAAGTCACGGATATAGACGGTCTGGAACTGGACCTGGACTATGAAAACAGAAACAGGTAA
- a CDS encoding transcriptional regulator produces MNQDAIPNENASVEPDLFPPGSRACFIFTHEKGLTEKLVTIFESQGYYTATADDPGQGVAKLRLNRYDVAVVQHNSSNASMFEEINSWPGNTRRAMNLIVLGGEAPSMHQSQSLVLGANFYLNIDDSDNLEELIMQCLRGYQLYYHPWHKVLEEMND; encoded by the coding sequence ATGAATCAGGATGCAATACCTAACGAAAATGCATCAGTAGAGCCGGACCTGTTCCCCCCCGGCTCCAGGGCCTGTTTTATTTTTACTCACGAAAAAGGGCTTACGGAAAAATTAGTTACCATATTCGAATCCCAGGGGTATTATACAGCCACGGCTGACGATCCGGGACAGGGGGTGGCCAAACTTCGCCTGAACAGGTACGATGTGGCTGTGGTACAGCATAACAGCAGCAATGCCTCCATGTTTGAGGAGATAAATTCATGGCCCGGCAACACCAGGCGGGCCATGAACCTGATCGTTCTGGGCGGTGAAGCGCCCAGCATGCACCAGAGCCAGTCCTTAGTGCTTGGTGCCAACTTTTACCTCAACATCGATGATTCAGACAACCTGGAAGAACTTATTATGCAGTGCCTCAGGGGATACCAGCTTTACTATCACCCTTGGCACAAGGTTTTGGAGGAAATGAATGATTAA
- a CDS encoding FtsB family cell division protein: MLIRLIVLILLGANIVLAYQLYWGPSSVPVYLENKETFQELKQENKALLEENKQLSKEIKHLRSRKDFIKEAVRKEMGYVREDEVMYYFSD, from the coding sequence ATGCTCATCAGGCTCATCGTACTTATCCTGCTCGGTGCAAACATAGTCCTGGCCTACCAGCTTTACTGGGGGCCCAGCAGCGTACCGGTCTACCTGGAAAACAAAGAGACTTTTCAGGAACTCAAGCAGGAAAACAAGGCGCTTTTAGAGGAAAACAAGCAGCTCAGCAAAGAAATAAAGCACCTGCGCAGCAGAAAGGACTTCATCAAGGAGGCTGTGCGCAAGGAAATGGGATACGTACGCGAAGACGAGGTAATGTACTACTTTTCCGATTAA
- a CDS encoding tetratricopeptide repeat protein, producing the protein MSQDRIDFYEQVLELEPGSKLFYTLARLYCEHDHLEKAQAVLESGLEKHPEHMQARLLLASVMERAGNSSAARGVYREIFDRVLDSPEFWSGLAAAFKEEGRDEPALAAAFLSSWISDHSLTWSRVFQNGLDHLKKSHVPETPPAEPAPAHPHPEPEPDESDPEPDESDPEPDTEPANDASRDFSLEPLDSEDTQIPGEEAAHEAPLESMDAVEEDAQPEASHEDFPELSEPQKAPEEEPDAVEHEMEHATTQAGEDAPLHEEANQHDELQEIEPGSIAGEEEFDDPEEVEDIKFEDDARTRSMADLLAAQEEYQKALDIYRELWVRSLPGPERLELESIISGLQQTLGLDHDSRDQSPVTAEMEEPSALNTDPAARQPDNTDEKEPQQFLEDREKNFLETDPEDAGEKEKSTDREASDKKEVMSFLSRLADRLDKK; encoded by the coding sequence ATGAGCCAAGACAGAATTGACTTCTACGAACAGGTGCTGGAGCTTGAGCCCGGCTCCAAGCTTTTCTACACCCTGGCCAGACTCTACTGCGAACATGACCACCTGGAAAAAGCCCAGGCAGTTCTGGAATCCGGCCTGGAAAAGCACCCCGAGCACATGCAGGCCAGACTTCTTCTGGCATCGGTCATGGAGCGCGCCGGCAATTCAAGTGCCGCCCGGGGGGTTTACCGGGAGATATTCGACAGGGTCCTGGATTCACCGGAATTCTGGTCAGGACTGGCTGCTGCCTTCAAAGAGGAAGGCCGTGATGAGCCAGCCCTTGCTGCTGCTTTTCTGTCCTCGTGGATATCTGATCATTCCCTTACTTGGTCCCGGGTTTTTCAAAACGGCCTGGACCATCTAAAAAAATCCCATGTTCCGGAAACACCCCCTGCTGAGCCAGCCCCTGCCCATCCGCACCCGGAACCTGAACCGGACGAATCAGATCCAGAACCTGATGAATCAGATCCAGAACCTGACACAGAGCCTGCAAATGACGCCAGCCGGGATTTCTCCTTAGAGCCTCTGGACAGCGAGGACACGCAGATACCTGGCGAGGAAGCTGCTCATGAAGCCCCCCTGGAAAGCATGGATGCCGTAGAGGAAGATGCGCAGCCCGAAGCATCCCATGAGGATTTCCCCGAGCTTTCCGAACCCCAGAAAGCCCCTGAAGAGGAGCCTGATGCTGTCGAACACGAAATGGAGCATGCCACTACCCAGGCCGGCGAAGATGCGCCTCTTCATGAAGAAGCAAACCAGCACGATGAACTGCAGGAAATCGAGCCGGGCAGCATCGCCGGGGAAGAAGAGTTCGACGATCCGGAAGAAGTGGAGGATATAAAATTTGAAGACGATGCCAGGACAAGATCCATGGCTGACCTGCTGGCCGCCCAGGAAGAGTATCAAAAGGCTCTGGACATCTACAGGGAACTCTGGGTTAGAAGTCTGCCCGGCCCGGAACGACTGGAACTGGAAAGCATTATATCCGGACTGCAACAAACACTGGGCCTGGACCATGATAGCCGGGACCAGTCTCCTGTGACGGCTGAGATGGAAGAACCTTCAGCCCTCAACACCGATCCTGCTGCCCGGCAGCCTGACAACACAGATGAAAAAGAGCCGCAGCAATTTCTTGAAGACCGGGAAAAAAACTTCCTGGAAACTGATCCTGAAGATGCAGGGGAAAAGGAAAAAAGCACAGACAGGGAGGCTTCGGATAAAAAAGAGGTCATGAGTTTTCTTTCCCGCCTTGCTGACAGACTGGATAAAAAATAG
- the pgsA gene encoding CDP-diacylglycerol--glycerol-3-phosphate 3-phosphatidyltransferase, which yields MFNLPNSLTFARIATVPIIVILLYFPSRTTAAAAMLIFIIASLTDLFDGLLARRYNQVTKMGKFLDPLADKILITAVLIMLVHNSWLHAWIAIVIITREITVTGLRAIAAEQSIVISADRYGKLKTIFQVVALCPLMLHYPWWGFDPTLLGQILIHIAMILAVVSGINYLRVFYVQAFR from the coding sequence ATGTTCAATCTGCCCAACAGCCTGACATTCGCCCGAATTGCCACTGTTCCCATTATAGTAATCCTTCTCTATTTTCCTTCCAGGACTACTGCGGCGGCAGCCATGCTCATCTTTATCATAGCTTCCCTGACCGACCTCTTTGACGGTCTTCTGGCCAGGCGATACAACCAGGTAACCAAAATGGGCAAGTTCCTGGACCCCCTGGCAGACAAAATCCTCATTACAGCAGTACTCATAATGCTGGTGCACAACAGCTGGCTGCATGCCTGGATTGCCATAGTGATAATCACCAGGGAGATAACCGTCACCGGATTAAGAGCCATTGCTGCGGAGCAAAGCATTGTCATATCCGCTGACAGGTACGGCAAACTGAAAACCATTTTCCAGGTTGTAGCCCTTTGTCCTCTGATGCTTCATTACCCCTGGTGGGGTTTTGATCCCACCCTGCTGGGACAGATCCTGATTCACATCGCCATGATCCTGGCGGTTGTTTCCGGGATCAATTATCTGAGGGTGTTTTACGTGCAGGCCTTTCGGTAA
- a CDS encoding type IV pilus twitching motility protein PilT, producing the protein MAQIDAFFKMMHELGASDLHLSTGSQPIIRLHGELQRIKYKALENEELKKMLYEITPENKVKVFEETGDVDFSYEVPNVARYRVNFFWQRLGVAAVFREIPQKILSIEDLGLPGIMKRLAMLPKGLVLVTGPTGSGKSTTLAACIDYANKTRKDHILTIEDPIEFVHQPENCLINQREVGRDTQSFKSALRGALREDPDIILVGELRDLETIELALEASETGHLVFGTLHTISASKTIDRIIEVFPGEMQGQIRSSLSESLRAIIAQSLFKRIDKPGRVAALEILIATPAVRNLIRENKNFQINSVIETGKKFGMQTLDESIMKHLQQSRIDPEDAYNKAVNKAKFKDYLKDTPQDFTEV; encoded by the coding sequence ATGGCTCAGATAGATGCTTTTTTCAAGATGATGCATGAACTTGGGGCTTCGGACCTGCATCTTTCCACGGGTTCTCAGCCCATCATCCGCCTGCACGGCGAACTGCAGCGCATCAAGTACAAGGCCCTGGAAAACGAAGAACTGAAAAAAATGCTTTATGAAATCACCCCGGAAAACAAGGTCAAGGTCTTCGAGGAAACCGGGGATGTGGACTTTTCCTATGAAGTGCCCAACGTGGCCAGATACAGGGTCAATTTCTTCTGGCAGCGACTGGGCGTAGCTGCAGTCTTCCGGGAGATTCCCCAGAAAATCCTGTCCATTGAGGATCTCGGCCTGCCCGGGATCATGAAGCGCCTGGCCATGCTGCCCAAGGGGCTGGTCCTGGTCACCGGACCCACCGGAAGCGGAAAATCCACCACCCTGGCCGCATGCATCGACTACGCCAACAAGACCCGCAAGGATCATATCCTGACCATTGAAGATCCCATAGAATTTGTGCACCAGCCAGAAAACTGCCTGATAAACCAGCGCGAGGTGGGCCGGGATACCCAGAGCTTCAAATCCGCCCTTCGCGGAGCCCTGCGCGAAGACCCGGACATCATCCTGGTGGGAGAACTGCGGGACCTGGAAACCATTGAACTGGCCCTGGAAGCCTCGGAGACAGGCCACCTGGTATTCGGCACCCTGCATACTATTTCCGCTTCCAAGACCATCGACCGCATTATCGAAGTTTTTCCCGGTGAAATGCAGGGGCAGATACGATCCAGCCTGTCCGAATCCCTGCGGGCCATCATCGCCCAGAGCCTGTTCAAGCGCATAGACAAGCCCGGAAGGGTGGCCGCCCTGGAAATTCTCATCGCCACCCCTGCAGTTAGAAACCTCATACGGGAAAACAAAAACTTCCAGATAAATTCCGTCATTGAAACCGGAAAAAAATTCGGCATGCAGACTCTGGACGAATCCATCATGAAACACCTGCAGCAAAGCCGCATCGACCCTGAAGACGCCTACAACAAGGCCGTTAACAAGGCCAAGTTTAAAGATTATCTCAAAGACACCCCCCAGGACTTTACAGAGGTGTAA